The following nucleotide sequence is from Euleptes europaea isolate rEulEur1 chromosome 3, rEulEur1.hap1, whole genome shotgun sequence.
CATTTGATGGAGTTATAAATAGCAGCTGCAATAAGGAGCTGGGATTCTCTCATTTGGCAGGACACAGGGGATGCATAATAACAGTATGGCACAACTTTGCAGAGTCTTGTTCTTCTCAGGCCCTCTTTGCAGTGCGCTGTTCAGAAATGTCCTCTTACGCTCCAGCAGCAAAGGAAGCTAAATGAATGTCTGAAGCCACTCACTTCGTCTTGAACAGCAAAGACAGGCAGAGGCATTTCTCAGCTTTGTTGTTTCTCACGCTTCCAAGTGTTTGGGTTCATCAGGCTGGAGTTTGTTGAGTTTATCGATGCAGAATAGGATGAGAGTGAGAAACCACAGACTCCAGCCAACCGCAGCGGCGACCCAGCCGTAGTCATCTACCCCGAGCGGGCAGCATTTGGCTGCTTCTGGGCAGTAGTCTACATCTGATGGCGGAGAAAAAAGAGGCCTACATAACTAACTGACGGTGCATGTGTCTGTACCTCAGCTGAACGCAGAATGTTG
It contains:
- the TMEM213 gene encoding transmembrane protein 213; protein product: MHLLNRVAVAFLLLSLACRLSFSKETEQHSENSSKVIECLHLDVDYCPEAAKCCPLGVDDYGWVAAAVGWSLWFLTLILFCIDKLNKLQPDEPKHLEA